The following proteins come from a genomic window of Varunaivibrio sulfuroxidans:
- a CDS encoding SLC13 family permease: MFNGRITVGALSKNLPRILHVRRRLNLLYFWEKRWFFIALAVGAILLSLGQPEGLSREGMIVLTVSLVATILFITEPVPLPTVALLIVTAEVVLMELESSTVAKSLMSDSVLFIMGSLMLAVAVVKQKLDTRIAWILVRMTGTRTARIAFGISAVSGILASFIGEHTVAAMMLPVGITLISLTSDDPRKVRKLAAVLLLSISYGCSVAGIGTPSGGARNAIMIGYWKEFFYDPTNPATYGYLVDYLKWTFYAYPIFLVQLPFVTLILLFTFRPEYKDMSRAIVKLRARVEEQGPMKIGDWLSIVLFLMVLGGWIFLSGDHGMGTIAIAGAAAFLVAGLVRWEDINSGVNWGVVLLYGAAISLGVQMKDTGAAQWVAESFLALLTPLGAHSGIGLWAAVSVLTTFVTNTMSNGAAVAVLGPIVLKLAVAAHESPIVLGFVTAVSSAFAYLTVVGTPACTIVYASGYLKTTDFLRVGWKMVIVSTVILLIGALVYWPLIGV, translated from the coding sequence ATGTTTAATGGGCGGATAACGGTCGGCGCGCTCTCGAAGAATCTACCTCGTATTCTTCATGTACGCCGCCGTTTGAATCTTCTCTATTTCTGGGAAAAACGTTGGTTTTTCATCGCTCTCGCCGTGGGCGCGATCCTGCTTAGTTTGGGACAACCCGAAGGACTGAGTCGCGAAGGGATGATCGTTCTGACCGTCTCGCTGGTCGCCACGATTTTGTTTATCACCGAGCCGGTTCCCTTGCCCACCGTGGCGCTACTGATCGTGACGGCGGAAGTCGTCTTGATGGAACTGGAATCTTCCACCGTCGCCAAAAGCCTGATGAGCGATTCCGTTTTGTTTATCATGGGCTCGCTGATGTTGGCTGTGGCCGTCGTCAAGCAAAAGTTGGATACGCGAATCGCCTGGATATTGGTGCGCATGACGGGAACCCGCACGGCGCGAATCGCCTTTGGAATATCGGCGGTTTCGGGAATCCTGGCCTCGTTCATCGGTGAACACACGGTCGCTGCGATGATGTTGCCGGTGGGAATCACCTTGATCAGCCTGACCTCGGACGACCCCAGGAAGGTGCGTAAACTGGCGGCCGTTTTATTGTTGTCCATATCGTACGGCTGTTCCGTCGCCGGTATTGGCACGCCATCGGGCGGGGCGCGTAACGCCATCATGATCGGCTATTGGAAAGAATTTTTTTACGACCCGACCAACCCCGCGACATATGGCTATCTGGTCGATTATCTGAAGTGGACATTTTACGCCTATCCCATATTTTTGGTGCAACTGCCGTTTGTTACGTTGATCCTGCTGTTTACCTTCCGCCCCGAATACAAGGATATGTCTCGCGCGATCGTTAAGCTCCGCGCCAGGGTCGAGGAACAGGGGCCGATGAAAATCGGCGACTGGCTGTCGATCGTCCTTTTCCTGATGGTCTTGGGGGGATGGATTTTCCTTTCCGGCGATCATGGCATGGGCACCATCGCCATCGCCGGAGCCGCCGCCTTCTTGGTTGCCGGTCTGGTGCGCTGGGAGGACATCAACTCGGGCGTCAACTGGGGAGTCGTTTTGCTGTACGGCGCGGCAATATCCCTGGGCGTTCAGATGAAGGACACGGGGGCGGCGCAATGGGTTGCCGAAAGCTTCCTCGCGCTCCTCACCCCCTTGGGGGCGCATAGCGGAATTGGTCTGTGGGCCGCCGTTTCCGTTCTGACCACCTTTGTGACCAATACCATGTCCAATGGCGCCGCCGTCGCCGTGTTGGGGCCAATCGTCCTGAAGTTGGCCGTCGCGGCCCACGAAAGCCCGATCGTCCTGGGCTTCGTGACGGCGGTTTCGTCCGCTTTTGCCTACCTTACCGTGGTCGGTACGCCGGCGTGCACCATCGTTTATGCATCGGGTTACCTGAAAACCACGGATTTCCTTCGTGTCGGTTGGAAAATGGTGATTGTCTCGACGGTTATTCTGCTTATCGGGGCTTTGGTGTATTGGCCCCTGATCGGCGTGTAG
- the soxB gene encoding thiosulfohydrolase SoxB — protein MLTRRDFMQITAATAALLGPTGCSSLGRAAAGQKITQEKLLQFDPVGQVTLLNFTDIHAQLVPLYFREPSTNLGVGKSAGIPPHLTGKDFLNYFKLRAGTMDAYAFTSDDYVSLARQYGRVGGLAHMATLIKAIRAERPDNTVLIDCGDTWQGSYGSLKSRGEDMVTAMNALGVDVMVPHWEFTYGEDRVKELIKKLKFPFLAGNVKDNEWQERVFDSIAYFERSGVKVAVIGQAFPYTPIANPRYMVPDWSFGINEDMIVENIAEAKSNGADLIVLASHNGFDVDRKLAGRVEGIDVILTGHTHDAIPALVKVKDTLLVAAGSHGKFLARLDLDVQGKKIVNHSFKMIPILSDAIAPDPEIAAVVRDVRAPYLKDISEILGRTDSLLYRRGNFNGSFDDLICQAIRQERDTQIALSPGFRWGATLLPGQAITTDDLFSQTAITYPNCYRQEMTGARLKTILEDVADNLFNADPYYQQGGDMVRVGGMGYAIDISKTIGNRISEMTLLDTGEQIDAKKTYTVGGWASVNPGTEGPPIYDVVSDYIRRKKVVSVPQNNTIKVTI, from the coding sequence ATGCTCACCCGCCGAGATTTCATGCAAATAACCGCCGCGACCGCAGCCCTGCTTGGGCCCACGGGGTGTTCCTCGCTAGGGCGCGCCGCCGCCGGACAAAAAATTACCCAGGAGAAACTTCTTCAGTTCGATCCCGTCGGGCAGGTCACGTTGCTGAATTTCACCGATATCCACGCCCAATTGGTGCCCTTATATTTCCGTGAGCCATCCACCAATTTAGGCGTCGGTAAATCCGCCGGCATCCCCCCGCACCTGACGGGGAAAGATTTTCTGAACTATTTCAAACTTCGCGCCGGAACGATGGATGCCTACGCCTTCACCAGCGACGATTATGTCTCCCTGGCTCGACAATACGGACGCGTCGGCGGCTTGGCGCATATGGCGACCTTAATCAAGGCTATCCGCGCCGAACGCCCGGACAACACGGTTCTGATCGACTGCGGCGATACCTGGCAGGGTTCTTACGGATCATTAAAATCTCGCGGCGAGGATATGGTCACGGCGATGAACGCCCTGGGTGTCGATGTCATGGTCCCCCATTGGGAATTCACCTATGGTGAGGACCGCGTCAAGGAGTTGATCAAAAAACTGAAATTCCCCTTCCTAGCGGGTAACGTCAAGGATAACGAATGGCAAGAACGCGTGTTTGATTCGATCGCTTATTTCGAACGTTCCGGCGTCAAGGTCGCGGTTATCGGACAGGCCTTCCCTTATACGCCGATCGCCAACCCGCGCTACATGGTCCCCGACTGGTCGTTCGGCATTAATGAAGATATGATTGTCGAAAATATCGCCGAGGCTAAATCCAATGGAGCCGACCTAATCGTTCTCGCCTCGCATAACGGCTTTGACGTCGATCGCAAACTGGCCGGCCGCGTGGAAGGCATCGACGTCATCCTGACCGGCCACACCCACGACGCCATTCCCGCCTTGGTCAAGGTCAAAGACACCCTGCTCGTCGCCGCCGGATCGCACGGCAAGTTCTTGGCGCGACTGGATTTGGACGTTCAGGGTAAAAAAATCGTCAACCACAGCTTCAAAATGATCCCCATTCTCTCCGACGCCATCGCCCCCGACCCGGAAATCGCCGCCGTCGTCCGCGACGTACGCGCACCGTATCTAAAAGACATTTCCGAAATTCTCGGCCGTACGGACTCGCTGTTGTACCGTCGGGGCAATTTCAACGGCAGCTTCGATGATTTGATCTGCCAAGCCATTCGTCAGGAACGCGACACCCAGATTGCCCTTTCGCCGGGATTTCGTTGGGGGGCGACGCTTCTGCCCGGACAGGCCATCACCACCGACGATCTGTTTTCACAAACCGCGATCACCTATCCCAACTGCTACCGTCAGGAAATGACGGGGGCGCGTCTGAAAACGATATTGGAAGACGTCGCCGACAATCTGTTCAATGCAGATCCCTACTACCAACAAGGCGGCGATATGGTTCGCGTCGGCGGTATGGGCTACGCCATCGATATTTCGAAAACAATCGGAAACCGGATCAGCGAAATGACCCTGCTGGACACCGGAGAGCAGATCGACGCGAAGAAGACATATACCGTCGGCGGATGGGCGTCGGTCAACCCAGGCACCGAAGGGCCGCCGATCTACGATGTCGTTTCCGATTATATTCGTCGCAAAAAAGTTGTTTCGGTTCCGCAAAACAATACGATCAAAGTCACGATATAG
- a CDS encoding thioredoxin family protein, with the protein MGEDGLYVQPWFLDSFLELSSDLAETSAQGKRLAIMWEQRGCPYCRETHLVNLRQPKVVDYITKHFNVIQMNLWGDREVVDFDGEKLSEKKLARKYGVQFTPTIMFFKDDPNGIGKLSPRDREVWRLLGYWKPFHFLNSFVYVSEKAYEKEPNFQRWLQGVAEEMQRRGEPVNLW; encoded by the coding sequence TTGGGTGAAGACGGCTTATATGTGCAGCCGTGGTTCCTCGACAGCTTTCTCGAACTTTCTAGCGATTTGGCGGAAACGTCGGCCCAAGGAAAGCGGTTGGCGATTATGTGGGAGCAACGGGGGTGTCCTTACTGCCGTGAAACACATTTAGTGAATCTGCGCCAACCCAAGGTCGTTGATTACATTACCAAGCACTTCAATGTGATCCAGATGAATTTGTGGGGCGACCGAGAAGTCGTCGATTTTGATGGGGAGAAACTCTCGGAAAAGAAACTGGCCCGCAAATATGGCGTGCAGTTCACGCCGACGATCATGTTTTTCAAGGACGACCCGAACGGAATCGGAAAGCTATCCCCACGAGATCGCGAGGTTTGGCGATTGCTCGGCTACTGGAAGCCGTTTCATTTTCTCAATTCGTTCGTTTATGTCTCTGAAAAAGCCTATGAAAAAGAACCTAATTTTCAACGATGGCTTCAGGGTGTCGCCGAGGAAATGCAACGTCGCGGAGAGCCCGTGAATTTGTGGTGA
- a CDS encoding TIGR02186 family protein, protein MLLFGISTAHGEDLAIDLSHNEVAITTAFSGTDLLLFGATDQNKKSDIIVVVRGPKGKEIVRHKEHVMGLWINSGEMEFVGVPDFYTVASSRPLNEILPEDVLKREQIGAHRLVFSPIAGTTMGPEKQAAYHEALLRNKRRQGLYATDIGDVTFVGVNLFRTTLHFPAAVPVGDYRIETYLVRDDKIVTRHETEMRVHKIGVEEEIYNFAHQQAWAYGILAIIVAGLAGWVANAIFRKA, encoded by the coding sequence ATGCTCCTCTTTGGCATATCCACCGCTCATGGCGAAGATTTAGCGATCGACCTTTCCCATAACGAGGTTGCGATCACCACGGCTTTCAGTGGTACCGACCTTCTTCTTTTCGGCGCCACCGACCAAAACAAAAAAAGCGACATTATCGTCGTTGTCCGTGGCCCCAAAGGCAAGGAAATCGTGCGCCACAAGGAGCACGTCATGGGACTTTGGATCAACAGTGGCGAAATGGAGTTTGTCGGCGTACCCGATTTTTATACCGTCGCCAGCAGTCGTCCCTTGAACGAAATTTTGCCCGAGGATGTCCTAAAGCGTGAACAGATCGGCGCACACCGTTTGGTCTTCAGTCCCATTGCGGGAACCACCATGGGGCCGGAAAAGCAGGCCGCCTACCACGAGGCCCTGCTGCGTAACAAACGCCGGCAAGGCCTTTACGCGACGGATATTGGGGATGTGACATTCGTCGGCGTAAATCTGTTTCGCACCACCCTTCATTTTCCCGCCGCCGTTCCCGTGGGCGATTACCGGATCGAGACCTATTTGGTGCGCGACGACAAAATCGTCACGCGCCATGAAACGGAGATGCGCGTGCATAAAATCGGCGTCGAAGAAGAAATCTACAATTTCGCCCATCAACAGGCTTGGGCGTACGGAATTCTTGCTATCATCGTTGCCGGTCTGGCAGGATGGGTTGCAAACGCCATCTTCCGGAAGGCTTAA
- a CDS encoding sulfite exporter TauE/SafE family protein, with translation MQIYLPIAEVSVNIFLILGMGGGVGFLSGLFGVGGGFLMTPLLIFIGIPPAVAVATEANQIVASSVSGVLAHWKRGNVDVKMGVMLLIGGVIGSTLGVWLFTILKELGQIDLVIKVSYVVFLGIIGSVMFVESLRTMMHRQKQAAPRRRVHNWMHGLPLKMRFHRSRLYISVIPTLMIGVVVGILSAIMGVGGGFIMVPAMIYLLGMPTAVVVGTSLFQIIFVTANVTILQAVNNFAVDVVLALLLLAGGVIGAQFGAKAGAKLHGEQLRVLLAVMVLGVCGKIGFDLLITPVDVFSIGPVGGH, from the coding sequence ATGCAAATTTACCTCCCCATCGCCGAAGTCTCAGTGAACATCTTTTTAATCTTAGGCATGGGGGGCGGCGTGGGCTTCCTCTCCGGTCTTTTTGGTGTTGGCGGCGGCTTCTTGATGACTCCCTTGCTGATCTTTATCGGCATTCCCCCCGCGGTCGCCGTAGCCACGGAAGCCAACCAGATTGTAGCGTCGTCCGTGTCCGGGGTTCTCGCCCACTGGAAACGGGGCAATGTCGATGTCAAAATGGGGGTCATGCTGCTGATCGGCGGCGTCATCGGCTCTACTTTGGGCGTTTGGCTGTTCACAATCCTCAAGGAACTCGGGCAGATCGATCTGGTCATTAAGGTCTCGTATGTCGTTTTCCTGGGAATCATCGGATCGGTTATGTTCGTCGAAAGTCTGAGGACGATGATGCATCGCCAGAAGCAAGCCGCTCCCAGGCGCAGGGTGCACAACTGGATGCATGGGCTGCCCTTGAAGATGCGTTTCCATCGTTCGCGTCTATATATCAGCGTGATTCCGACTCTCATGATCGGCGTCGTCGTCGGCATCTTGTCTGCGATCATGGGGGTTGGCGGTGGATTCATCATGGTTCCGGCGATGATTTATCTGCTCGGCATGCCTACGGCGGTCGTCGTGGGAACATCGCTTTTTCAGATTATTTTCGTCACCGCCAATGTCACCATCTTGCAGGCCGTCAATAACTTTGCCGTTGATGTCGTCTTGGCGCTGCTCTTGCTTGCCGGCGGCGTGATCGGCGCCCAGTTTGGCGCCAAGGCCGGTGCGAAACTGCATGGCGAACAGCTTCGCGTTCTCCTTGCCGTAATGGTTCTTGGGGTTTGCGGAAAAATCGGTTTCGATCTTCTCATCACCCCAGTTGATGTTTTTTCAATCGGCCCCGTTGGAGGTCACTAA
- the phnL gene encoding phosphonate C-P lyase system protein PhnL: MKKNPSMIDDADMIFVRGIEKTFTLHNQGGIEIPVLRAVSVTARRGECLVLRGPSGVGKSTLLRALYGNYRIQAGAIWVRHGDHVVDIVGASPRQVIEIRRRTIGYVSQFLRAVPRVPAIDVVAEPLIALGERAAHARDKAAAVLRRMNIPERLWLLAPATFSGGQQQRINVARGLIVDYPILLLDEPTASLDADNRDVVGALIGDALRRGACVVGTFHDDALPQALGAKFFEMAALTSAP; encoded by the coding sequence ATGAAAAAAAACCCCTCCATGATCGATGACGCGGATATGATTTTCGTTCGGGGGATCGAAAAAACCTTTACCCTGCATAATCAGGGTGGCATCGAAATCCCCGTCCTGCGCGCCGTCAGCGTGACCGCGCGGCGCGGTGAATGTCTCGTCTTGCGCGGTCCGTCGGGGGTCGGCAAAAGCACCCTCTTGCGCGCCTTGTACGGCAACTACCGAATCCAGGCTGGGGCCATCTGGGTGCGCCACGGCGATCACGTCGTCGATATCGTCGGCGCATCCCCCCGTCAAGTTATCGAGATCCGCCGTCGGACCATCGGCTACGTCAGTCAATTCCTGCGCGCCGTCCCCCGGGTGCCGGCGATCGATGTCGTCGCCGAGCCTTTGATCGCCTTGGGCGAGAGGGCGGCGCACGCCCGCGACAAGGCGGCGGCGGTATTGCGCCGGATGAACATCCCGGAACGGCTGTGGTTGCTGGCCCCGGCGACATTTTCCGGCGGCCAACAGCAACGTATCAACGTTGCGCGCGGCCTGATCGTCGATTATCCGATTCTGCTGCTGGACGAGCCCACGGCATCGCTGGACGCGGACAACCGCGATGTTGTCGGCGCCCTGATCGGCGATGCGTTGCGACGCGGCGCCTGCGTTGTCGGGACCTTTCACGACGACGCCCTTCCCCAGGCATTGGGCGCGAAATTTTTCGAGATGGCGGCGTTGACGTCCGCACCGTGA
- a CDS encoding universal stress protein: MSEKRLSPEALEGSEIHTDENKEFTFLCVVDDTEELSQALRFSCARAKRVGGRVSLLYVVEPAEFHHWVAVGDLMREERLEEAEEMLNVVSNVVFKRTGKKPTNYIREGNLLEQLIELIEEEKSISLLVLGAATGAEGPGPLVSTLIEKMAGQLRVPITIVPGSLTDEEIDQIT, encoded by the coding sequence ATGAGTGAAAAAAGATTATCTCCCGAAGCCCTAGAGGGCAGTGAAATCCACACCGACGAAAATAAGGAATTTACCTTTTTATGCGTCGTTGACGACACCGAGGAGCTTAGCCAGGCGCTTCGCTTTTCATGCGCCCGAGCGAAACGGGTCGGCGGACGGGTGTCCTTGCTCTATGTTGTCGAACCGGCCGAGTTCCATCACTGGGTCGCCGTCGGCGATCTGATGCGTGAAGAACGCTTGGAAGAAGCCGAGGAGATGTTGAATGTCGTCTCGAATGTGGTTTTCAAACGTACCGGAAAAAAACCGACAAACTACATCCGCGAAGGCAACCTTCTCGAACAGTTAATCGAGCTGATCGAAGAAGAAAAATCCATTTCACTTCTGGTTCTCGGCGCAGCGACGGGCGCCGAAGGTCCCGGTCCGCTGGTATCGACCTTGATTGAGAAGATGGCCGGTCAGCTGCGCGTTCCGATCACGATCGTCCCCGGATCGCTTACGGACGAGGAAATAGACCAAATCACATGA
- a CDS encoding universal stress protein gives MNDLDQKAIGDAMDDHRFRILVCIDGSDESYRGLRYAAKLGGGIDADIVLLYVRPADQGLRSGGFEIEVARQNMLEWGLELPGIKYLKKGRDLLVDLGVMDNNWEQHSYHTDVQGTTLGDNKIEYRNENGKKTVLKLKVAPDVATGILQQYELAPYDLIILGASSRWKGSIKGFWDPAVAEKVAIHAPCSVLIARDLEVGHGHLICTDGSATAMDMVRKDAMIASRCQCPISIMSVALDDEGEEKARENVEAARNALESMKISVAETLIRRGDPVEEIVEAGPDYSLIVLSDTAKSGLHRFFMGSVAFKVMETAHNSVMIVR, from the coding sequence GTGAACGACCTGGATCAGAAAGCTATCGGCGATGCGATGGACGATCACCGGTTTCGCATCCTTGTGTGTATAGACGGATCGGACGAATCTTACCGAGGGCTGCGCTATGCCGCCAAACTCGGTGGGGGAATCGACGCCGATATCGTTCTTTTGTACGTTCGCCCCGCCGATCAGGGGTTGCGCTCCGGGGGGTTTGAGATCGAAGTGGCGCGCCAGAACATGTTGGAGTGGGGCCTCGAATTGCCGGGGATTAAATATTTAAAGAAAGGTCGCGATCTTCTCGTCGATCTGGGCGTTATGGACAATAACTGGGAGCAGCACAGCTATCACACCGATGTCCAGGGCACGACGCTGGGGGACAATAAAATTGAGTACAGGAATGAAAATGGCAAGAAGACGGTCCTAAAACTTAAAGTCGCCCCGGATGTCGCTACCGGTATTTTGCAGCAGTACGAGCTGGCGCCTTACGATTTGATCATCTTGGGGGCGTCTTCGCGCTGGAAGGGGAGCATTAAGGGATTTTGGGATCCGGCTGTTGCCGAAAAAGTCGCTATTCACGCGCCCTGTTCCGTCTTGATCGCCCGTGATTTGGAAGTTGGGCATGGACATTTGATCTGTACCGACGGCTCCGCGACCGCCATGGATATGGTGCGCAAGGACGCTATGATCGCTAGCCGATGCCAGTGCCCGATTTCCATCATGTCGGTTGCTTTGGATGATGAAGGCGAGGAAAAGGCGCGAGAAAACGTCGAAGCGGCTCGCAACGCGCTCGAATCCATGAAGATTTCCGTGGCTGAAACCTTGATCCGCAGGGGCGATCCGGTAGAAGAAATCGTCGAGGCCGGGCCGGATTATTCCCTGATTGTCTTGTCGGATACGGCGAAGAGTGGCCTGCATCGATTTTTCATGGGGTCCGTCGCCTTCAAAGTCATGGAAACGGCGCACAATTCGGTCATGATCGTACGCTGA
- a CDS encoding ArsR/SmtB family transcription factor, which produces MLKAMSNETRLMILCQLVHGEKTVGELDTTVKLSQSALSQHLAVLRENGLVKTRRKSQSIFYSIAGPEPRAIIEALYKIYNNNCATF; this is translated from the coding sequence TTGCTCAAAGCCATGAGCAACGAGACGCGGCTTATGATCCTTTGCCAGCTGGTCCACGGCGAGAAGACGGTGGGCGAACTCGACACCACCGTTAAATTGAGCCAGTCGGCGCTTTCCCAACATCTTGCGGTCCTTCGTGAAAACGGCTTGGTAAAAACGCGCCGAAAATCACAATCTATTTTTTATTCGATCGCCGGCCCCGAGCCGAGAGCGATCATTGAGGCCCTTTACAAAATCTATAATAACAATTGCGCAACTTTTTAA
- a CDS encoding DsrE family protein has product MQFRQWVGVFLVFVACGISTAKAQEFADPQPTMDNPRRIVLGVDTKDVARLNNILYNTVNLQKNYGQDNVEIAIIAYGPGVRMLLKGSPVAERVRSLMMYGVKFIACQNTMDTLHKTKADLIDGVSVVRSGLAEIVERRLKGWVDIKP; this is encoded by the coding sequence ATGCAATTCAGGCAATGGGTTGGGGTGTTTTTGGTTTTTGTTGCTTGTGGTATTTCCACGGCCAAGGCGCAAGAGTTCGCCGATCCGCAACCCACGATGGACAACCCGCGGCGAATCGTGCTCGGGGTGGATACCAAGGATGTCGCCCGCCTGAACAATATTTTATACAATACCGTCAATCTGCAAAAAAATTATGGGCAGGATAACGTCGAAATCGCCATCATCGCTTACGGCCCCGGCGTGCGTATGCTGTTGAAGGGGTCGCCCGTCGCCGAGCGCGTACGCTCCTTGATGATGTACGGCGTTAAATTTATCGCCTGTCAAAACACGATGGACACCCTACATAAAACTAAAGCCGACCTTATCGACGGCGTGAGCGTCGTGCGGTCGGGGCTGGCCGAAATCGTCGAGCGGCGCTTGAAAGGGTGGGTCGATATCAAGCCCTAA
- a CDS encoding cytochrome c biogenesis CcdA family protein, whose protein sequence is MDPFNISYLGAFTAGILSFVSPCVLPLIPAYLCFLGGSTLDELTAKDGINKAVQRKVFLSALFFVLGFSSVFVALGATATTLSAVLAENMGVLSKFGGVVIIIFGLHYMGIFKIGFLNFEKRVHIQNKPSGFFGSYVLGLAFAFGWTPCVGPILATILMVAAGSDSVWFGVRLLAVYAAGIGIPFLLAAFAVKPFMTFMGRFRRHLHKVEIAIGVLLILTGIAIFTGSLADASQWILETFPSLGEQG, encoded by the coding sequence ATGGACCCGTTTAACATTAGCTACTTAGGCGCATTTACCGCTGGAATTCTGAGCTTCGTGTCCCCATGCGTCCTTCCCTTGATTCCGGCGTATCTTTGTTTCCTTGGAGGTTCCACCCTCGACGAATTAACCGCAAAGGATGGAATCAACAAGGCGGTTCAGCGTAAGGTCTTTCTTTCCGCCCTCTTTTTCGTACTTGGCTTTTCCTCCGTTTTTGTCGCCCTGGGCGCAACAGCGACGACATTGAGCGCCGTCCTCGCCGAGAACATGGGGGTTCTATCCAAGTTCGGGGGGGTGGTCATTATCATCTTTGGCTTGCACTACATGGGTATTTTCAAAATTGGTTTTCTCAATTTTGAAAAGCGGGTCCATATCCAAAACAAACCTTCGGGATTTTTCGGGTCTTATGTTTTGGGTCTGGCCTTCGCCTTCGGTTGGACACCCTGCGTTGGCCCTATTCTGGCGACGATATTAATGGTCGCGGCGGGAAGCGATTCGGTATGGTTCGGTGTTCGCTTGCTCGCGGTTTACGCCGCCGGCATCGGCATTCCTTTCTTGCTGGCGGCCTTCGCGGTCAAACCCTTCATGACGTTCATGGGACGCTTCCGTCGCCACCTGCACAAGGTGGAAATCGCCATTGGCGTTTTATTGATCCTAACCGGCATCGCCATTTTCACGGGCTCTCTAGCCGACGCTTCGCAATGGATTTTGGAAACCTTCCCCAGCCTGGGCGAACAAGGTTAA
- a CDS encoding sulfite exporter TauE/SafE family protein has translation MMIYLPIAKISVNIFVILGMGGGVGLLSGLFGVGGGFLITPLLIFIGIPSAVAVATGANQIVAASVSGVLAHWKRGNVDLKMGIILLVGGVIGSTLGVWLFTFLKSLGQIDLVIKLSYVVFLGIIGGLMLVESINAMMRKKNAGAGKRHHHTWIHGLPFKTRFRRSRLYISAILPFIIGIIVGVLSAIMGVGGGFVMVPAMIYLLGMPTSIVIGTSLFQIIFVTGNVTILQAVNNYAVDVVLALLLLVGGVIGAQFGARLGAKLHGEQLRVLLALLVVAVCAKMAYGLIATPEDVYSLAMLGGN, from the coding sequence ATGATGATCTACCTTCCTATAGCTAAAATCTCCGTCAATATTTTTGTTATTTTAGGCATGGGTGGGGGCGTTGGCCTGTTATCCGGCCTGTTCGGCGTCGGCGGAGGTTTTTTAATCACCCCTTTGTTGATTTTCATCGGCATTCCCTCCGCCGTCGCTGTGGCGACCGGGGCCAATCAAATCGTGGCGGCCTCCGTGTCCGGCGTCCTCGCGCACTGGAAACGCGGTAATGTCGATCTCAAGATGGGGATTATTTTGCTGGTTGGCGGCGTGATCGGCTCAACCCTGGGCGTTTGGCTGTTCACCTTCTTAAAATCGTTGGGTCAAATTGACCTCGTCATCAAATTGTCTTATGTCGTTTTTCTCGGCATCATCGGGGGATTGATGCTTGTCGAAAGCATCAACGCCATGATGCGCAAAAAGAATGCGGGGGCGGGAAAACGCCATCATCACACCTGGATTCATGGACTGCCCTTCAAGACCCGGTTTCGTCGTTCGCGCCTGTATATCAGCGCCATTCTCCCCTTCATAATCGGCATCATCGTCGGCGTTCTTTCGGCAATCATGGGGGTCGGTGGCGGCTTCGTCATGGTTCCGGCGATGATATATCTTCTTGGCATGCCGACGTCGATCGTCATTGGGACATCGCTTTTTCAGATCATTTTTGTTACCGGCAACGTCACCATCTTGCAAGCCGTTAACAATTACGCAGTGGACGTCGTCCTGGCGTTGCTGCTGCTGGTCGGTGGGGTCATCGGCGCCCAATTTGGCGCCCGGCTCGGCGCCAAATTGCATGGCGAACAGCTCCGCGTTCTTTTGGCGTTACTGGTTGTCGCCGTCTGCGCAAAGATGGCCTATGGCCTGATCGCCACGCCCGAAGACGTCTATTCCTTGGCGATGTTGGGCGGAAATTAA